The Lactuca sativa cultivar Salinas chromosome 2, Lsat_Salinas_v11, whole genome shotgun sequence genome includes a window with the following:
- the LOC111913010 gene encoding uncharacterized protein LOC111913010, with the protein MSYFNSFHYGEEVRVIGGEYEGAEGIFLKPMFEIWTEERKIIIVEPHFVDGYDNTPMTPPISETTTLTRSPPLASSMSTTGENIVNVESHFLADKSRRRHKYGRCGKYVHLEKTFKNLAPQGSDLSKTSTSKRGCRKNRKSRGTRAVLGSM; encoded by the exons ATGtcttattttaat AGTTTCCATTATGGGGAAGAAGTTAGAGTGATAGGAGGAGAATATGAGGGGGCAGAAGGAATTTTTCTAAAACCTATGTTTGAAATTTGGACAGAGGAGAGAAAA ATAATCATTGTGGAACCGCACTTTGTGGATGGTTACGACAACACACCCATGACACCTCCTATAAGCGAGACCACCACTCTTACTCGGTCTCCACCTCTTGCGTCTTCCATGAGCACAACTGGGGAAAAT ATAGTAAATGTGGAATCACACTTTTTGGCTG ATAAGTCTAGAAGAAGGCACAAGTATGGGCGATGTGGTAAGTACGTTCACCTTGAAAAGACATTCAAGAATCTTGCACCTCAAGGTTCAGATCTAAGTAAAACATCCACCTCTAAAAG GGGATGTCGAAAGAATAGAAAATCTCGTGGTACCAGGGCAGTATTAGGCTCTATGTGA
- the LOC128132389 gene encoding uncharacterized protein LOC128132389: MLSSKWGMITKRCNKFNGIYNWLEAQQQNGTNDFDLFKSAKEQYRVEMGHVFDFEKSWELLQTDPKWNKTPMSSEVQSKRSRNFSSVDASDARTNIDLNTDDDEIPDDIQEISPPRRSPGRDKARHAARHAEEVETRAKDAAEMRAKFDEHNLLIKQKK; this comes from the coding sequence ATGTTGAGCAGCAAATGGGGTATGATAACTAAGCGGTGCAACAAATTCAACGGTATTTACAACTGGCTTGAGGCGCAACAACAAAACGGAACCAACGACTTCGATTTGTTCAAATCTGCTAAGGAACAATATCGGGTCGAAATGGGTCATGTTTTcgactttgaaaaatcatgggaattGTTGCAAACGGATCCAAAGTGGAATAAAACGCCTATGTCGTCGGAGGTTCAATCCAAAAGGTCTCGCAATTTTAGCTCGGTCGACGCGTCGGACGCACGGACTAACATCGACCTAAACACCGATGACGATGAGATCCCGGATGATATCCAAGAGATATCCCCACCACGAAGATCGCCTGGACGCGACAAAGCGAGGCACGCTGCAAGACATGCGGAGGAAGTGGAGACGAGAGCAAAAGATGCGGCGGAAATGAGAGCAAAATTCGACGAgcacaatttattaataaaacaaaaaaaatga